A stretch of DNA from Coccidioides posadasii str. Silveira chromosome 4, complete sequence:
GGGACAAAAGCTGACGGGCCCTTATCTTATCGGCTGTCCGTGCTTGGCTAACTAGTTATTCCCAAAAAGGTTTAGCCAACTCGTCCTCTTGGCGTTCCTGGTGCCTCGCCCGAAGCAGCCTCTACTTTTTGGTGCAAGTTTACACAGTTGTATTTAGCTGTCTGCGGGTAGTGCTAGAGCTGAACAATGAATGAAATTGATGGTTCTGAAAGATGATATCTGCTTTCTAAGGAGTTTGCTAATCGGCTGTAGGCATTTTGAGTGCTCAGTTTCATATGCAACTGTTGAGTGCAGCAAACTGGATGCGGGTGATGACTCAGCAGACTAGGGTGTCACAGGTGAAAGCTCACTGGAACTTCCCCAAGCCTTACAGACAAAAGTCGCCTTTCTCCTGCACCTCGTCACTCAATCCACCTGCTCAGAAGGTGTGCTTACTGGTTGAGCGTAGCTTTTCCAATCAACTTCTGGTCTCGTTCTTGTTCCTGGACCTAGTGGGCCCCAGACTTGATAACCCTACGGCGTCGTCAAGCCTCATCTTGACTTGGCCTCAATTCTCTGGGACGTTCATCTTAGCAAGCTCAAGGTGGTGAGAGCCCACTGACAGCAATATCAACAATGCCGAGTAAGTGCCATTCTAAACTATCCTGAGCATTAACCTTTCACCGGCTCTTTCTAATAACCAATTCCTTGATTAGTCCGCGGTTTTGATGATTGGGCGACCAGTCGCATCCAGGCCTTGTCCCTCTCCGCCTTAAAGGGTGCCGTGATTGGTATCCATGCTTCTCACTACCTTGATCTTCATTTAAACCATCATGTTACTAAGGAACCTCTTCTGATTGCCCTGGGAGGATTCCCATTTGCGCTAAAGTCCCACATTGAAAGAGAACTCCAAGCTCTTAAGAATGCCGGAGTTACGTGCGTGTTTGTGTTCGATGGATTGGAAGTCGGCAAGCCGGAACCGGATATCATAGCTCAGAATCAGTCTACTCGCGCCCTAGAACAGGCCTGGGAATACTACGATCAGCAACAGGCGGAACAGGTGGTTGATGCATTCAGCAACGCGGGTAGGGATGCGTGATCAATCAAGAGATAGGGCGGTGGCTGATTTTGACCCTACAGGAAGCGCAAAGCCGGAATCACTTTATAAATTTCTCCAAAGGATTCTTCTTGCAGAGGGAATTGATTTTATTGTTGCGCCATATTCTGCCGCCCCTCAGGTAAATTAGGAATTTGCTTCCTGATCCCCAGGTTTGCTAGCTTACTTTTTGGTCTCTTTATAGCTAGCCTACCTTGAGAAAGGGCCGAACCAGCTTATTGATGCTGTCTTTGGACCGACAGAGCTCTTTTTATTCGATGTCGATAAGGTTATCACGAAAGTTGATACAGATCTTTTCCACTTCAGTTGGATCACAAGGCAGACATGTGCCAATGATTTGAATCACCTGAGCAACGATCAATTCGTCGACTTCTGCCTGCTTCTCGGCTCTCCCTTTCTCCGAACCTTTCCTCCCTTCGAAAACCACCCGTATCCGGGGAAGGTACTGAACATTCGCGAAGCGCTGAACTTGTACAACAGCGCTGGGAGGAATGCTCTTGCTCTCTGTGCCCAATTCGAAGATGATCAACGAGATCTACAGTATGCAGATCGTTTTAAACGGGCGTTTATGACTGTAAAACATCACATTGTTATGGACACCGACGGCAAAGTAGGGCCAATGGACCCTGAGAATGCATCGTCCGACTTGCACGAACTGATTGGGCAACGGCTCCCAGAGGAACTTTACTTTTATATTTCTAAAGGCATCTTAGGGCCAAATGTTCCCAATTGGCTAACCTCTGGTGAAATTCCAATCACTCTCCCACTTGGCACGGAGGATTCCGACATCTATCGCCGCCTCGTATCCGATATGCTTACTCCCATCCGTACTCAATCTCTTTGTCTTCTCTCCAACTCGCTGCATCGGTTTTATCAGACAAAGG
This window harbors:
- a CDS encoding uncharacterized protein (EggNog:ENOG410PG77~COG:S~BUSCO:2196at33183); translation: MPIRGFDDWATSRIQALSLSALKGAVIGIHASHYLDLHLNHHVTKEPLLIALGGFPFALKSHIERELQALKNAGVTCVFVFDGLEVGKPEPDIIAQNQSTRALEQAWEYYDQQQAEQVVDAFSNAGSAKPESLYKFLQRILLAEGIDFIVAPYSAAPQLAYLEKGPNQLIDAVFGPTELFLFDVDKVITKVDTDLFHFSWITRQTCANDLNHLSNDQFVDFCLLLGSPFLRTFPPFENHPYPGKVLNIREALNLYNSAGRNALALCAQFEDDQRDLQYADRFKRAFMTVKHHIVMDTDGKVGPMDPENASSDLHELIGQRLPEELYFYISKGILGPNVPNWLTSGEIPITLPLGTEDSDIYRRLVSDMLTPIRTQSLCLLSNSLHRFYQTKAIHIRPWYDNKADRTINLKTLPSVKETIVSWRLRKAQLPDGLQELQGSSPLLTSSLAIVKDPAFVSKSFAGKDAPPLSSKSEILANVTWRFLQLRGYIDEKHQLTTWGKALEAALSSLNPSENLEEPAFLAVEMLRLGILNSKDVFANISGGPMRGTAEEKSFNLLVSRVACFGKIRHKAIGYSGPLSRQLLSFHSLIYAIRSTLRDLIEVILAGLLLSGEACRDRSDLSSLSLDLPFIDDNDCGLGIAVRTYLDDLPQQPEPTSQSVRAEVKTKGKEWFQHSRSFVENLDMAFQIWDAVYKVTRNAPSKEFKDANLWEDTNRWLEDRR